One genomic window of Thermococcus sp. includes the following:
- a CDS encoding NAD(P)-dependent glycerol-1-phosphate dehydrogenase, translated as MHLMQLPREVLLGENLKGEVPSVARRLNLGREVLVIYGPKTKKIAGNDVEDHLGESFEVASLVVSGATMKEVEMTIEVAGEIGAEWLVAVGGGSIIDVAKLASYRLGVPFISFPTTASHDGIASANASIRDMGAKTSIKALPPIAVIADVNVIKTAPYRYLAAGVGDMISNLTAVKDWQLAHRIKGEYYSEYAASLSLMSAKMVMKNADIIRLGNEESVRKVVKGLISSGVAMSIAGSSRPASGAEHLFSHALDAIVPKPALHGEQCGVGTIIMAYLHGLKWERIRETLKKVGAPTNAYELGIEPEYIIEALTLAHRIRPERYTILGKEGITREAAEKAVRITGVI; from the coding sequence ATGCACTTAATGCAGCTCCCAAGGGAGGTACTGCTCGGTGAGAACCTCAAAGGTGAGGTTCCTAGTGTTGCCAGGAGACTGAACCTAGGGAGGGAGGTACTGGTTATATACGGCCCCAAAACCAAGAAAATAGCCGGAAACGATGTTGAGGATCATCTGGGGGAGTCCTTTGAGGTTGCATCCCTGGTGGTCAGCGGTGCTACGATGAAGGAGGTTGAGATGACGATTGAGGTCGCGGGGGAGATTGGAGCGGAATGGCTTGTTGCTGTGGGAGGGGGTAGCATAATAGACGTCGCCAAGCTCGCCTCGTACCGCCTTGGAGTGCCCTTCATCAGCTTTCCAACGACGGCCTCCCACGACGGCATAGCGAGCGCCAACGCATCCATACGAGATATGGGGGCAAAAACCTCCATTAAGGCCCTTCCCCCGATAGCTGTCATTGCGGATGTTAACGTCATTAAAACGGCCCCCTACCGCTACCTAGCCGCTGGTGTTGGCGACATGATAAGCAACCTGACGGCGGTGAAGGACTGGCAGCTTGCCCACCGCATTAAGGGCGAGTACTACAGCGAGTACGCGGCCTCGCTGAGTCTGATGAGCGCCAAGATGGTCATGAAGAACGCTGATATAATCAGACTCGGCAACGAGGAGAGCGTGAGGAAGGTTGTTAAGGGGCTCATCTCCAGCGGCGTTGCCATGAGCATAGCTGGCTCATCGAGACCTGCAAGCGGCGCGGAGCACCTCTTCAGCCACGCGCTCGATGCCATAGTCCCGAAGCCGGCCCTTCACGGGGAACAGTGTGGGGTCGGGACCATCATCATGGCTTATCTCCACGGTCTGAAATGGGAGCGTATTAGGGAAACCTTAAAGAAGGTGGGGGCACCTACTAATGCATACGAGCTTGGGATCGAGCCGGAGTATATAATCGAGGCTCTCACGCTTGCCCACAGGATACGACCCGAGAGGTACACCATACTTGGGAAGGAGGGCATAACACGTGAAGCTGCTGAGAAAGCGGTCCGCATCACAGGTGTGATCTAG
- a CDS encoding transglutaminase-like domain-containing protein, with the protein MRREGFALVIALMVLAAGCLVGVPNTGTGGLQSSPTSETSTPATWMNPFVHVDNLTVRLPSEDARLNCTTPLWRYILKDAASCMLSERELNVIKPLGTALKGRNIEESVWNVLEWEGKNLHYNWTKANETPSYIEVRSNGRNEVVSGGGSELQTPYETIKRGAGICTDYTLLTDALLLSMGYSPVYMMEPNLSKSAHSTAVIRVEGWYFVLDQHLPPMDLDAYYGHWRKIGDRIVNATLYEISTGENRASVKRIGFLNDTDFLKQAYVMDEHDALGLATGMEEVLSKEFNITVDRRLSTGQNGVIPQGYNSLSAWSITFEEIAALYNPAFYSEYVNWLLRRVLAHQGIAEGIRRAKAIWIDVKNEGGNLKVIIYVGEGQ; encoded by the coding sequence ATGAGAAGGGAAGGATTCGCGCTTGTGATTGCGTTAATGGTTCTGGCGGCGGGCTGTCTAGTCGGGGTTCCAAACACGGGCACGGGCGGCCTCCAGTCATCCCCTACGTCCGAAACTTCGACGCCAGCGACCTGGATGAATCCATTCGTTCACGTCGACAACCTGACGGTTCGCCTGCCATCGGAGGACGCCCGCCTCAACTGCACGACCCCCCTCTGGAGGTACATTCTAAAAGACGCTGCCTCCTGCATGCTCTCAGAACGGGAGCTCAACGTCATTAAACCCCTGGGAACGGCACTCAAAGGGCGCAACATCGAGGAGAGTGTGTGGAACGTCCTCGAATGGGAGGGAAAGAATTTGCACTACAACTGGACGAAGGCAAATGAAACGCCATCCTATATCGAAGTTCGTTCAAATGGAAGGAATGAAGTCGTCTCAGGTGGCGGGAGCGAACTTCAAACCCCATACGAGACCATAAAGAGAGGAGCGGGCATCTGCACAGATTACACACTTCTCACGGACGCCCTCTTACTGAGCATGGGGTATTCCCCTGTGTACATGATGGAGCCCAACCTGAGTAAGAGCGCCCACTCCACGGCGGTGATCAGGGTTGAAGGATGGTACTTCGTGCTTGACCAGCACCTTCCACCCATGGACCTAGATGCTTACTACGGCCACTGGAGGAAGATAGGTGACCGCATAGTCAACGCGACGCTTTACGAGATAAGTACCGGTGAGAATCGGGCATCGGTTAAACGTATCGGTTTCCTGAACGACACGGACTTTCTCAAGCAGGCGTACGTCATGGATGAACACGATGCACTGGGGCTCGCAACCGGGATGGAGGAGGTACTCTCAAAGGAGTTCAACATCACTGTAGACCGGCGACTTTCTACGGGTCAAAACGGAGTGATCCCTCAGGGATACAACTCGCTCAGTGCCTGGAGCATAACGTTCGAGGAGATCGCCGCCCTCTACAATCCTGCTTTCTACAGTGAATACGTTAACTGGCTGCTCAGAAGGGTACTCGCCCACCAGGGAATTGCGGAGGGCATTCGCCGCGCCAAGGCCATCTGGATTGATGTAAAAAATGAGGGTGGGAACCTTAAGGTGATTATATACGTGGGGGAGGGTCAGTAG
- a CDS encoding DEAD/DEAH box helicase, producing the protein MSFENLGLSEATLLAVRRKGFSRPTDIQREVIPRLLEGDKDIIGQSQTGTGKTAAFALPILEAIDEEEKSVQAIILTPTRELALQVADETKSLRGKRRVYIYAVYGGQPIGPQIRALNRGVHVVVGTPGRVLDHVRRGTINLRRVKFFILDEADRMLDMGFVDDIEAIFRETPREKRVLMFSATMPREILRLAGRYMRNYELIKVSEDELVPGEVEQEYVEVVPARKLSVLKKLLADDFHGIVFCQTKRETRELSEKLRRAGYNAEALNGDMTQRARESALLRFRNGRTNVLVATDVAARGLDIRDVTHVVNYSLPMNAEDYVHRIGRTGRMGKKGRAVTFIMPGEFRRLRYIAQVAGVEIEKSELSEDIPREYRDDYIGGRESHSYGRQRSYGRGRRRGRY; encoded by the coding sequence ATGAGTTTTGAAAACTTGGGTTTATCTGAGGCCACTCTACTGGCCGTTAGACGTAAAGGTTTCTCAAGGCCTACCGACATCCAGAGGGAGGTCATACCACGTCTTCTTGAAGGGGACAAAGACATAATCGGCCAGTCCCAGACAGGAACCGGCAAGACCGCAGCTTTTGCACTCCCGATCCTGGAGGCCATAGACGAGGAGGAAAAGAGTGTGCAGGCCATAATACTCACTCCAACGAGGGAACTCGCCCTGCAGGTCGCCGACGAGACGAAGAGCCTCAGGGGAAAGAGGCGCGTTTACATCTATGCGGTTTACGGAGGTCAGCCGATAGGGCCGCAGATCAGAGCCCTCAACAGGGGAGTCCATGTGGTCGTAGGTACCCCCGGCAGGGTCCTGGATCATGTCAGGCGCGGCACCATCAATCTCAGACGCGTGAAGTTCTTCATCTTGGACGAGGCCGACAGAATGCTGGACATGGGTTTCGTGGACGATATAGAGGCAATATTTAGGGAGACACCGAGGGAGAAGCGTGTTCTCATGTTTTCCGCGACTATGCCGAGGGAGATACTGAGGCTTGCGGGAAGGTACATGCGGAACTACGAGCTTATAAAGGTCAGCGAGGACGAGCTCGTTCCGGGAGAGGTCGAACAGGAGTACGTGGAGGTTGTTCCGGCCAGGAAACTCTCCGTTCTTAAAAAGCTGCTAGCGGACGATTTCCACGGGATAGTCTTCTGCCAGACGAAGCGGGAAACCCGGGAACTGAGTGAAAAGCTCAGGAGGGCCGGCTACAACGCGGAAGCCCTAAACGGAGATATGACCCAGCGTGCCAGGGAATCAGCCCTTCTGCGCTTTAGAAACGGACGAACCAATGTTCTCGTAGCCACCGACGTCGCCGCTAGGGGGCTCGACATCCGGGACGTCACCCACGTTGTTAACTACTCCCTTCCCATGAATGCCGAAGACTACGTTCACAGGATTGGTAGAACCGGAAGAATGGGCAAAAAGGGACGGGCCGTTACTTTCATAATGCCTGGGGAGTTTAGACGGCTCCGCTACATAGCTCAGGTGGCGGGGGTTGAGATTGAAAAATCCGAGCTTAGTGAGGATATACCGAGGGAGTACCGCGATGATTACATAGGGGGCAGGGAAAGCCATTCCTACGGAAGACAGAGAAGCTACGGTAGGGGCAGAAGGAGAGGGCGCTACTGA
- a CDS encoding helicase C-terminal domain-containing protein, translated as MSEYFPYEKLRPNQKEFIEIVSRVVKNGENAIIEAPTGFGKTISVLAGILPHAVSFGYKVLYLARTHRQMDRVIEELKRINGKSPVSGVEMRSRKELCLHTYLKEFTTDAYTAMVVCKNLRKMGKCPFYENEKKKKTEFEEVTKFFLREPSHPTEILDYAETLELCPYDLTRQVAYNSNVIVASYLYMLNPSIRDNFMTYLDLDYSDLIVVFDEAHNLPDQAISALSDRISIHTVNRAIKEGDEYNEHEISNFLGIFGRGLELLYDEKLRDREVHEIPILPEAVFAHVVQVLGVDGRHLIRFLNEMVEVGDSIREDRIEKGKPPRSYLGRVGEFLLNWLALAGREDYLFLMSRDKGLSLELVALDPSKALEFIRDVQAAIFTSGTLTPLEAFRDVMGIENARLKKFPRIVRRENVQVLVAKDVSSRGEERSLEAYRRMVDYIVEAVRLIPKNVGVFTASYEVMQGLLSANLDVKIEGTGKPLLVEKQGASSRENDVLVAKFKAYSRRNGAVLLGVMGGRNSEGQDYSGDEMNGVVLVGIPYARPTPRVQAQIRYFERKFPGNGRYYGYFLPAHRKLVQTAGRVHRSSEERGSIIVLDRRLLWSSIKKDLPNWLAESVRPVDLARMRLYLRRFWS; from the coding sequence ATGAGCGAGTACTTCCCGTACGAGAAGCTTCGTCCGAATCAGAAGGAGTTCATTGAAATCGTCTCCCGGGTCGTTAAGAACGGAGAGAACGCTATAATCGAAGCCCCCACCGGTTTTGGAAAGACTATAAGTGTTCTGGCCGGAATTCTACCTCATGCGGTCAGTTTTGGTTACAAGGTGCTGTACCTCGCGAGAACGCACCGGCAGATGGACCGGGTCATAGAGGAGCTCAAGCGCATAAACGGGAAAAGTCCCGTTAGTGGGGTTGAGATGAGGAGCAGAAAGGAACTGTGCCTTCACACCTACCTCAAGGAGTTCACCACCGACGCCTACACCGCCATGGTGGTATGCAAAAACCTGCGGAAGATGGGTAAGTGCCCATTCTACGAGAACGAGAAGAAGAAAAAGACTGAGTTTGAGGAGGTTACCAAGTTTTTCCTGCGTGAGCCCAGTCACCCCACCGAGATACTGGACTACGCTGAGACGCTGGAGCTGTGTCCCTACGACCTAACCCGACAGGTCGCGTACAACTCCAACGTGATAGTGGCCAGCTACCTCTACATGCTCAACCCATCCATACGGGATAACTTCATGACCTACTTGGACCTGGATTACTCCGACCTCATAGTGGTATTCGATGAGGCCCACAACCTCCCTGATCAGGCCATATCCGCTCTGAGCGATAGGATAAGTATTCACACAGTGAACAGGGCCATCAAGGAGGGGGACGAGTACAACGAGCACGAGATATCCAACTTCCTGGGCATATTCGGCAGGGGTCTTGAGTTGCTGTACGACGAGAAGCTGAGGGACAGGGAGGTTCATGAGATCCCCATCCTGCCGGAGGCCGTTTTTGCACACGTTGTTCAGGTGCTCGGTGTTGATGGTCGCCATCTGATCCGCTTCCTGAACGAGATGGTGGAAGTCGGCGATTCCATTAGGGAGGACCGTATAGAGAAAGGGAAGCCCCCTCGGAGCTATTTAGGACGCGTTGGGGAATTCCTGCTGAACTGGCTGGCCCTGGCGGGCCGGGAAGACTACCTGTTCTTGATGAGCCGGGATAAGGGGCTGAGCCTTGAGCTGGTGGCCCTTGACCCATCCAAGGCACTTGAGTTCATCCGTGACGTCCAGGCAGCCATCTTCACCTCCGGAACGCTTACCCCTCTTGAGGCCTTCCGCGACGTTATGGGCATCGAGAACGCCCGGCTCAAGAAGTTTCCGCGCATAGTGAGGAGGGAAAACGTTCAGGTGCTCGTTGCCAAGGACGTTTCCAGCAGGGGGGAGGAGCGCTCCCTTGAGGCCTACAGACGGATGGTTGACTACATCGTGGAGGCGGTGAGGCTCATACCGAAGAACGTGGGGGTTTTCACAGCCTCATACGAGGTTATGCAGGGGCTCCTCTCGGCCAACCTAGACGTCAAAATCGAAGGGACTGGAAAGCCTCTACTCGTGGAGAAGCAGGGAGCATCGTCGAGGGAAAACGACGTTCTGGTCGCGAAGTTCAAGGCGTACTCGCGGAGGAACGGAGCGGTTCTCCTCGGTGTCATGGGCGGAAGGAACAGCGAGGGGCAGGACTACTCAGGTGATGAGATGAACGGGGTGGTGCTGGTTGGGATACCCTACGCTCGCCCAACTCCGAGGGTGCAGGCCCAGATACGGTATTTTGAAAGAAAGTTCCCTGGAAATGGGCGTTATTACGGCTATTTCCTGCCCGCCCACAGGAAGCTGGTCCAGACCGCAGGTAGGGTTCACCGCTCATCCGAGGAGAGGGGATCCATAATTGTCCTCGACAGGCGCCTTCTGTGGAGTTCCATAAAAAAAGATCTTCCCAACTGGCTGGCTGAGAGTGTGAGACCCGTTGACCTTGCTAGGATGCGCCTGTACCTGCGGAGGTTCTGGAGTTAG
- a CDS encoding rhomboid family intramembrane serine protease — MNGRRYGEITEVLVAINVAVYLIEVILSRSFISINLNVLSLLGQWNYAVLYLGRWWQLLTAMFVHVGILHIAFNMYFLLIIGSQFERLFGGKWLVGTYLVSGLVGNLLTLLIFPPNSLSAGASGAIFGIAGAVIIASGIIGGNMQAALINAFFLFLINSILPGVNVYAHLGGLLAGIAIGYWKGTELKRRLYLDPYIGAW; from the coding sequence TTGAATGGTAGAAGGTACGGCGAGATAACCGAGGTGCTCGTGGCAATTAACGTGGCCGTTTACCTCATCGAGGTCATTCTAAGCCGAAGCTTCATCAGTATAAATCTCAACGTCCTGAGCCTTCTGGGTCAGTGGAACTACGCCGTTCTGTACCTCGGTAGGTGGTGGCAGCTCCTCACGGCGATGTTCGTTCACGTTGGAATACTTCACATCGCCTTCAACATGTACTTCCTGCTCATCATAGGGTCCCAGTTCGAACGGCTCTTCGGAGGTAAATGGCTCGTTGGCACCTACCTGGTATCGGGCCTGGTAGGAAACCTGCTGACGCTCCTCATATTCCCTCCGAACAGTCTGAGCGCAGGGGCAAGCGGTGCCATATTCGGAATCGCCGGAGCAGTTATAATAGCATCGGGCATAATAGGGGGCAACATGCAGGCCGCACTAATAAACGCTTTCTTTCTCTTCCTGATAAACAGCATTCTGCCCGGGGTCAACGTCTACGCCCACCTCGGGGGACTGTTGGCCGGTATAGCCATAGGTTACTGGAAGGGAACCGAGCTCAAGAGGAGGCTTTACCTGGACCCGTACATCGGGGCATGGTAG
- a CDS encoding M42 family metallopeptidase, whose amino-acid sequence MVDFELLKRIIEAPGVSGYEFLGVRDVIIEAFKPHVDEVKVDRLGNVIAHRKGKGPTVMFAGHMDQIGLMVTHIEKNGFLRVAPVGGVDPRTLIAQRFKVWVGPNEYIYGVGGSVPPHIQKPEQRNKAPTWEQVFIDIGAESREEAEEMGVKIGTVITWDGRLERLGKHRLVSIAHDDRIAVYILVEAARQLAKTDADVYFVATVQEEVGLRGAKVSSFSIDPDYGFALDVTIAADVPGTPEHKQISQLGKGTAIKIMDRSVICHPTIVRWMEELAKKHGIPYQWDILTGGGTDAGAIHLNKAGVPSGGISIPARYIHSNTEVVDERDVDASVELVVKVLEHIDELEV is encoded by the coding sequence ATGGTTGACTTCGAGCTGCTGAAGAGAATTATAGAGGCACCGGGTGTTTCCGGCTACGAATTCCTCGGCGTCAGGGACGTTATAATCGAGGCTTTCAAGCCCCACGTTGATGAGGTTAAAGTTGACAGGCTCGGCAACGTTATCGCCCACAGGAAGGGCAAGGGTCCAACGGTCATGTTTGCGGGCCACATGGATCAGATAGGCCTCATGGTAACCCACATCGAGAAGAACGGGTTCCTCCGCGTCGCCCCCGTGGGAGGCGTTGACCCGAGGACGCTTATAGCCCAGAGGTTTAAAGTCTGGGTCGGCCCGAACGAGTACATCTACGGTGTCGGTGGAAGTGTTCCGCCGCACATCCAGAAGCCGGAGCAGAGGAACAAGGCCCCGACCTGGGAGCAGGTGTTCATCGACATAGGCGCCGAGAGCAGGGAAGAGGCCGAGGAGATGGGGGTTAAGATAGGCACCGTCATCACCTGGGACGGCAGGCTTGAGCGCCTCGGCAAGCACCGCCTCGTCAGCATCGCCCACGACGACAGGATAGCGGTCTACATTCTCGTCGAGGCCGCGAGGCAGCTGGCCAAGACCGATGCAGATGTCTACTTCGTCGCCACCGTCCAGGAGGAGGTCGGGCTCCGCGGTGCGAAGGTCTCGTCCTTCAGCATAGACCCGGACTACGGCTTCGCCCTCGATGTCACCATAGCCGCAGACGTCCCGGGAACGCCGGAACACAAGCAGATAAGCCAGCTAGGAAAGGGAACCGCGATTAAGATAATGGACCGCTCCGTCATCTGCCACCCGACAATCGTCCGCTGGATGGAAGAACTGGCTAAAAAGCACGGGATACCCTACCAGTGGGACATCCTCACAGGTGGAGGAACCGACGCGGGAGCGATACACCTCAACAAGGCGGGCGTCCCGAGCGGTGGAATAAGCATCCCAGCGCGCTACATCCACTCCAACACTGAAGTTGTAGACGAGCGCGACGTCGATGCGAGCGTTGAGCTCGTCGTTAAGGTTCTGGAGCACATAGACGAGCTTGAGGTCTGA
- a CDS encoding DUF63 family protein codes for MSLSEFFYHYFVEPIKMNEGYNVVNTTVYAVILGIAVILLYKFLKRLGIRVDDRFFKALIPYIFLGPLMRSMTDRGIYPRTYLTVSPGGYFVIAAFAIASLYVVWRHVGPREKFYSIYHDFGWILVGGNLFVLLINIDKIDFHWMVLGYFIPILLAAEAFIWLLTKKSGLIRNNRLLFYTHFYDATTTFVGLQFFGYWEQHVLARRMIGLLGTPAAMYVEKLMILLPIVWLLEKYSEEEDEELINFIKLAIFILGFGPGTRNLLIMLMGVGT; via the coding sequence ATGAGTCTCTCGGAGTTTTTTTATCACTACTTCGTCGAGCCGATAAAGATGAACGAGGGCTATAACGTGGTCAACACAACAGTATACGCAGTGATACTTGGAATCGCGGTTATTCTGCTGTACAAATTTCTGAAGAGGCTCGGAATACGTGTCGACGATAGGTTTTTCAAAGCCCTGATCCCCTACATCTTTTTGGGCCCCCTGATGCGGTCCATGACGGACAGAGGTATCTATCCGAGGACGTACCTGACGGTGAGCCCCGGCGGTTACTTTGTTATTGCGGCCTTTGCTATAGCCTCCCTCTACGTCGTCTGGAGACACGTGGGACCCAGGGAAAAGTTTTACTCCATATACCACGATTTTGGTTGGATACTGGTCGGGGGCAACCTTTTCGTGCTACTGATAAACATAGATAAAATAGACTTTCACTGGATGGTTCTGGGGTACTTCATTCCGATACTGCTCGCTGCGGAGGCCTTCATCTGGCTCCTAACAAAAAAGTCCGGACTGATACGGAACAACAGGTTACTGTTCTACACTCACTTTTACGACGCTACGACGACCTTTGTTGGACTCCAGTTCTTCGGATACTGGGAGCAGCACGTCCTGGCCAGGAGAATGATAGGCCTCCTAGGCACACCGGCCGCCATGTACGTTGAAAAGCTTATGATACTGCTCCCAATAGTCTGGCTCCTGGAAAAATACTCCGAGGAGGAGGATGAGGAGCTGATTAACTTCATCAAACTTGCCATATTCATCCTCGGCTTCGGCCCAGGGACGAGAAATCTCCTCATAATGCTCATGGGGGTGGGAACATGA
- a CDS encoding bifunctional fructose-bisphosphatase/inositol-phosphate phosphatase produces the protein MNGEFEWNEIAFDVAKDVEKVVMPIFGTPKAGENIGKNVSGDVTKYVDKVAENLVIERLKPLGINIVSEEIGNIDVGSDYTAVIDPIDGSYNFAAGIPIFAFSLAVFKRTVPVYGAIYEFVTGNFYEGILGKGAFMNGRPIHVKKAERGKEAISFYTRGRCTELIKKVKRVRVLGAIAVELTYLAKGALDGVLDIRNYVRTTDIAAGVVIAKEAGAIITDEKGEELRLSLNATDQTNIVAVNDGRLLDLILLEIGRGE, from the coding sequence ATGAATGGAGAGTTTGAATGGAACGAGATAGCGTTTGATGTGGCCAAAGACGTTGAAAAGGTGGTAATGCCAATATTCGGAACACCTAAGGCGGGGGAGAACATAGGAAAGAACGTGAGCGGTGACGTCACAAAGTACGTCGATAAGGTGGCCGAGAACCTCGTTATAGAGAGGCTCAAACCGCTGGGCATCAACATCGTCAGTGAGGAAATAGGGAATATCGATGTGGGAAGTGATTACACCGCAGTAATCGACCCAATAGATGGTTCGTACAACTTCGCCGCGGGGATACCCATCTTCGCCTTCAGCCTTGCGGTATTTAAGAGAACGGTGCCAGTTTACGGGGCGATATACGAGTTCGTCACAGGGAACTTCTACGAGGGCATCCTCGGGAAGGGGGCCTTCATGAACGGGAGACCCATCCACGTTAAAAAAGCGGAGCGTGGAAAAGAGGCCATCAGCTTCTACACGCGCGGAAGGTGCACCGAACTAATAAAGAAGGTCAAAAGGGTCCGTGTTCTCGGAGCAATAGCCGTCGAGCTTACCTACCTGGCGAAGGGTGCCCTCGACGGTGTGCTTGACATAAGGAACTATGTGAGAACCACGGACATAGCGGCGGGGGTAGTGATAGCAAAGGAAGCCGGTGCCATAATCACGGACGAAAAGGGAGAGGAGCTAAGGCTGAGCCTCAACGCAACGGATCAGACCAACATAGTAGCGGTCAACGACGGCCGTCTGCTGGACCTGATACTGCTGGAGATCGGACGGGGTGAGTGA